The Thunnus maccoyii chromosome 9, fThuMac1.1, whole genome shotgun sequence genome includes a region encoding these proteins:
- the rgmb gene encoding RGM domain family member B — MGRAGCCCRGAERLASPSLVRRFRPLLLLIIALCCGAHIGQCQVATPQCRIQKCTTDFVSLTSHLTPAVDGFHTEFCKALRAYSACTQRTAKSCRGNLVFHSAVLGISDLMSQRNCSRDGPTSSTHPEVHPEPCNYHSRTQHAHTHSHAHAHTHSHTHGHSHSRPGYLFCGLFGDPHLRTFKDSFQTCKVEGAWPLIDNDYLSVQVTNVPVVTGSSATATNKITIIFKPYEGCTDQRVYQAVTDNLPAAFDDGTVSSGDPIHASAGADGATGKVRALWISERSPGRHVELHAGYIGVTVIVRQLGHYLTLAVRIPEELAQAYDATQDLQLCLNGCPSSERIDQGGHLPLPLSPPALGLQLQQLRRPSYSSQTQSSPYGAPQVFGVEGAKERCREQLEVPDIYFHSCVFDLLTTGDANFTVAAYSALKDMESLHPHQDRWRIYPRGSATSTLHLDTQHIKHLALLLLCALSVGFM, encoded by the exons ATGGGGAGAGCCGGATGCTGTTGCCGCGGGGCTGAGCGCCTCGCCTCCCCGTCTCTGGTGCGCCGCTTCcggccactgctgctgctgatcatCGCTTTGTGCTGCGGTGCCCACATAG GTCAGTGCCAGGTGGCCACCCCTCAGTGCCGTATCCAGAAGTGCACCACCGACTTCGTCTCCCTGACCTCCCACCTCACGCCGGCCGTGGATGGCTTTCACACCGAATTTTGCAAGGCTTTGCGGGCGTACTCGGCCTGCACGCAGAGGACAGCCAAGTCCTGCCGGGGGAACCTGGTCTTCCACTCTGCCGTGCTGGGCATCTCAGACCTCATGAGCCAGAGGAATTGCTCCAGGGACGGGCCCACTTCTTCCACGCACCCCGAGGTCCACCCGGAGCCTTGCAACTACCACAGTCGCACCCAGcacgcccacacacactcccatgcgcacgcacacacgcactcCCACACTCACGGCCACAGCCACTCGCGGCCTGGGTACCTGTTCTGCGGGCTGTTCGGAGACCCCCATCTGAGGACGTTTAAGGACAGCTTCCAGACTTGTAAGGTGGAGGGGGCTTGGCCTCTCATCGATAATGACTATCTGTCGGTGCAGGTCACTAATGTTCCAGTGGTAACAGGCTCCAGTGCCACAGCAACCAATAAG ATCACCATTATCTTCAAGCCCTATGAGGGTTGCACAGACCAGAGGGTCTACCAGGCCGTCACAGACAACCTCCCTGCTGCCTTTGACGATGGCACTGTGAGCAGCGGAGACCCAATCCACGCTTCTGCTGGTGCCGACGGTGCAACCGGGAAGGTCCGGGCTCTGTGGATCTCTGAGCGCAGCCCGGGGCGCCATGTGGAGCTGCACGCTGGCTACATTGGCGTAACGGTGATTGTCCGCCAGCTGGGTCACTACCTGACCCTGGCGGTGCGGATCCCCGAGGAGCTGGCTCAGGCCTACGATGCCACCCAGGACCTGCAGCTCTGTCTGAACGGCTGCCCCAGCAGCGAACGCATCGACCAGGGAGGGCACCTGCCCCTGCCCCTGTCCCCACCTGCACTCGGCCTACAGCTTCAGCAGCTTCGGCGGCCCAGCTACTCCTCACAGACACAATCATCCCCCTACGGTGCCCCGCAGGTTTTCGGTGTGGAGGGGGCGAAGGAACGTTGTCGGGAGCAGCTGGAGGTGCCAGACATTTACTTCCACTCATGCGTGTTTGATCTCCTGACCACCGGGGATGCTAACTTCACAGTGGCGGCGTACAGTGCCCTGAAGGACATGGAGAGTCTTCACCCACACCAGGACAGATGGAGGATCTACCCCCGCGGCTCTGCCACTTCCACCTTACACCTTGATACTCAACATATCAAACACCTCGCTCTGCTCCTGCTGTGTGCACTGAGCGTTGGGTTCATGTAA